CAACGGAAGCAACCCGATGATCAAATACGGCAATTCCAAGCGAGTTTACGAGGCGATGAAAAAGCTGGATCTCATCGTCGCGCTCGAATTTACCATGACTCCCAGCGCAGCGATGAGCGACTACGTGCTGCCCATGTCCGACTGGTTCGAGCGGCCGGAAATCGGTCCATCGACGCCTTGCGACATTTTCAATTTCATTCACGTCTCCGATGCGGTGATGCCGCCGGAATTCGAGCGGCGCTCCGACTACGATGTCTTCAAGGGACTGGCCGACAGGCTTGGCTTTGGGAAGGATTGGCAATGGAAAGACCTCACGGAATGCTACAACTGGCGCGCCAAAGGATTGCTCGATGAGCACGGGTGCAAGGATATCGCCGAATTCGCCGAGAAAGTCGGCTTCGACTACCCGTCACCTATTCCCGAGCAATACAAGCTCAGGAACGGCTTCGCCACGCCCACGGGCAAAGCCGAAATCTGGTCGGTGATGCTTGAGGAACTGGGATACGATCCGATTCCCTACTTCGTCGAGCCGGCGATGAGTCCCAGAAATGTTCCCGAGCTTTACGAAGAATACCCGTTGACTCTGATTGGTATCGACCGTCATCTGCCGAACTACCATTCCCAATTCTACGAAGTCCCCTCCCTCAGAAGGATGATGCCGGAGCCGCTCGTGGATATCCATTTCGACACGGCACGGCTGGCGAGTCCGCCCATCAACAACGGGGATTGGGTGTGGATCGAAACCCGGAAAGGCCGGATCAAGCAGCGGGCCCGCCTGACGTTCGGAATCGACGAGAACTGTGTCAAGACGACGCATCACTTCTGGTATCCGGAAATGCCGGGAGAGGAGCCATATCTGCATGGGGTATGGGTATCGAACACCAACGTGCTGACGGAAGACGATCCGGAACTGTGCGATCCCGTTTTCGGGTCTTGGCCGCACACGGCCATTCCCTGCAAGGTCTACAAGGTTGTGGACGGCACCAATCTGGAAGGCGACAGATCGCGTTAAGAGTAACTGGTAAAGGACGGATAGCGCCGACTACGCGTTGTCCGGGGCTTTTCTTCAACGAAAAGGGAGTACATGGCTATGACAAGCTCAAGCGTTTCCAATCAGAAATTGAAGGATAAGGTCGCGATCATAACGGGCTCGTCCCGCGGAATGGGAAGAGCGGCAGCTATCCTGTTCGCTCAACACGGCGCCAAAGTCGTTGTGAACTATCATGGCAATAAAGAGGCCGCTGACCAGGTTGTGAAGAAAATCGAAGAAACGGGGGGCAGCGCCATCGCCATTCAGGCTGATATCGGAAAGATCGCCGATCTGCCCAGGCTCGTGGATGGATGCATTGAGAAATTTGGCAAGCTCGATATTCTCTACCACAATGCTGCCATCCACTATGTGTGCCCGGACCTGGAAGATGTGACGGAAGGAGTCTGGGACATGACCTACAACAGCATCATCAAGGGACCGTTCTTTCTAACCAAACTGGCCATACCACACCTGAAGAAGAGCGGAAACGGCTGCATCATTTTCACTTCGACCAGCTCCGCAGGGACCGCCACGCCGGCCGATCCGCACTACATGACCGCAAAGAACGCCGTAAACGCGCTTTACCGGATCCTGGGCGGATGGCTTGCTCCTGAAATCCGCGTGAATTGCGTGGTTCCCGGTTTTGTCAAGACGGACATGTTCCGCCATCATCCGCCGCAGATGTGGGACGTCCTGGGATCGATGGTTCCCATGAACCGTATGTGCACGCCGCTCGATATCGCCAATGCCGCGTTGTTCCTGGCTTCCGATGACGCCTGTAATATCACCGCCCAGGAGATCGTCGTCGACGGCGGAAGATCGAGCGCCATACCCAGGAGAAATGTGCTTCCGGTCCTCCAGGCGATGAAGCCCGGTGTCAGCACCTACGACAAGCAGGCCTACGGCAGCGACAACATTAAAGAAATGGATGTGGGAATCTAATAGCGTCCGTGGCTGTTCGTTCCGCTAACAAAGCTGGATAGCAGGAGGTAAGGAAATGACATTAGGCATGATGGCCACAGATGCCGAGCAAAGAATCGATTTCGAAGCGATGCGAAGCTACAAGCTCAAGAGGATTCAAGCCCAGTTGGCCGAAAAAGACCTTGGAGCCATGCTGTGCTTCGATCCGGATAACGTGAGATACGCCACCTCCACCGCCATCGGCGAATGGAGCAGGGATAAATATGTCCGCTGGTGCGTTGTCCCACGCGAAGGCGAACCGTACCTCTTTGAGCTGGGATCCGCTCAGGAGGTCAAGAAGGAGATCTGCCCGTGGATTCCCTCCGAGCGCATCTTTCCAGGCGGCGGATGGCTTCGCGGGGCCAATACGAAGGGCGCGACAAGCATGGCGCTTATGGGAACCGTCGCTCGCATCAAGGCGGTTCTCGAAGCCAGCAAGGTTGCCGAGATGGCCATCGGGATCGATACGGTGGATCTCTATATGTTGGATGCCTTGAAGAGCGCCGGCCTGAAGATCGTGAACGGTTGGGACGTCATGTGGGACGCGCGTCTCATCAAGTGCCCCCAGGAACTCACCATCATCGAAACCGCAGCCTCACTGGCGGATGGATGCTTCGAATACATTGCGGACAAAATCCGGCCGGGTGTAAGAGAATCGGAGATTGTCGCAGAGATCTATGGATGGCTCCTCAAACAGGGGTGCGATCGTGTGACGGGTGTCAACTGCGTTTCCGGTCCCCGGAGCAACCCCCATCCGCATGACTTCTCCGACCGAATGATCCGTCCGGGCGAACTGGTCTTTATCGATATCATGGCTCATTACCTCGGCTACGGCACCTGCTACTACCGCACGTTTGCAGCCACCCGGACCACTCAGAAGCAAAAGGATCTCTACAAGAAGGCCCATGAATGGCTGCAGGCTTCCATTGAAGTCGTACGCCCCGGAATCACCACGGCCGATATTGCCAACCAATGGCCCACAGCCCAGGAACTGGGATACCCGGACGAGCTCGCGGCAGCGGGCTTGTGCGTCGGGCACGGGATTGGGGTCAGCATACACGAAAAACCCTTCATCACCCGGCTCTTCAGCGCGGAACCGATGCCGATCGAAGCCGGGATGCACTTTGCCCTGGAAACCTTCTGCGGCGAAGGCGTGGACGGCGCCAGGATCGAGCAGCAAATCATCGTCACGGAAACGGGTCACAAGGTCATTACCCAGTGGCCATGTGATGAATTGATGGTCTGCTCGGCCCGATAGATCAACGGCGGAAGATAGGAGTCAGAGGACAGAATCACAGCACTGCTCCTCTTCAGAATTTTGACTCCTGAATGCTGTCTGCTTCAAAGGAGGCGGGAATTATGCCTGAACTCACGAAAGATCAGAAACTGGCGCTATACCGGGGGCTCGTTCGTGCTCGAAAATATGATGAGCTCAATGTCCGCATGGCTTCGGAAGGAAAGCTCCTCACTTTCTATCACAGCGCACAGGGCCATGAAGCCATCGGTGTCGGCGCCTGCTCGGTTCTGAGAAAAGACGACTACGTGTACATGCACATCCGCGGTCATGGCGTGCCTTACGCCATCGGCAAAGGGATCGATCCCAAGAACTGCGTCGCCGAGCACCTCGGCAAGGCTACCGGCTGGGGGGGCGGAATCACGGGCGTCCACATGGTGGACAAGGAAAATGGTGTCCTCGGCGTGGGCGGAACCATCGGCTCGTGCTTTGTCTTATCGGCGGGATATGCCCTGGCGGCCAAAAAACGAGGAAAAGGACAGGTTTGTGTCTGCTTTACCGGTGACGGCGGAATGCAGAGGGGCCAGGCTCACGAAGCCATGAACATGGCGGCCAGCTGGAAGCTTCCGGTTGTCTGGGTCGTCGAAAACAACCTCATGGCCTGGTTCACGCCGTTTTGCGATACCAGCGCCGTCAAAGATATCGCCCAGGTGGCCAAAGCCTACGACATGCCGGGAGTCATCGTAGACGGTATGGATGTCTTTGCGGTGCGTGAAGCCGTTGAGAAAGCCGTCAAGCGAGCTAGAAAAGGAGAGGGCCCTTCCCTGATTGAATGCAAGACATACCGGTTCAGAAGCCATTCAGAGGGCAGACCGGATGCTTGCCATAACAAGCTGAGGCCCCAAGAAGAGATCGAGAAGTGGAAGGAGAGGGATCCTGTCAAATTGTGTAGGGAAAGACTGCTGGAAGAAGGAGTTCTGACGGTTGAGCTCATGGACGGGATTGAGCGGGAATATGCGGTGGAAATGGAAGAGGCGGAGAAATTCGCCCTGGAGAGCCCCTATCCCGATCCTTCCAGACTGCCTGAAATCGTCTATGCACCTTAAGCTGGAGGGACTCCGTTATGAAAACACTGAACTATTGGCAGGCGATCTCTGAGGCTTTTGCCGAGGAAATGGAAAGGGATGAGACCGTTTTCATCATCGGCGAAAACGTTCAAGAAAGCCCTTTCATGATCACCAAGGGCCTTGTGGAGCGGTTCGGACCGGAGCGCGTCATGGACGCACCGCTCAGCGAACTGGCCAACGCCGGTGCAACGGTCGGGGCCGCCTGTGCGGGGTATCGTCCCATATGTGACCTGACCTTTGCCGATTTCATATATTGCGCGGCCGATGAAGTATTGCTGAAGGCCGCTCAGCAGTACTTCGCCCACAACGGCCAGGTCAATGCCCCCTGTGTCTTCGTTGGCGTCGCCGGGGGCGGGTTCGGTACGGGCCCCGAGCACTCCCACGTTCCTTCCGCCATGATCCTGAATAATCCGGGCCTCAAGCTT
This region of Desulforhabdus amnigena genomic DNA includes:
- a CDS encoding SDR family NAD(P)-dependent oxidoreductase produces the protein MTSSSVSNQKLKDKVAIITGSSRGMGRAAAILFAQHGAKVVVNYHGNKEAADQVVKKIEETGGSAIAIQADIGKIADLPRLVDGCIEKFGKLDILYHNAAIHYVCPDLEDVTEGVWDMTYNSIIKGPFFLTKLAIPHLKKSGNGCIIFTSTSSAGTATPADPHYMTAKNAVNALYRILGGWLAPEIRVNCVVPGFVKTDMFRHHPPQMWDVLGSMVPMNRMCTPLDIANAALFLASDDACNITAQEIVVDGGRSSAIPRRNVLPVLQAMKPGVSTYDKQAYGSDNIKEMDVGI
- a CDS encoding M24 family metallopeptidase, with product MTLGMMATDAEQRIDFEAMRSYKLKRIQAQLAEKDLGAMLCFDPDNVRYATSTAIGEWSRDKYVRWCVVPREGEPYLFELGSAQEVKKEICPWIPSERIFPGGGWLRGANTKGATSMALMGTVARIKAVLEASKVAEMAIGIDTVDLYMLDALKSAGLKIVNGWDVMWDARLIKCPQELTIIETAASLADGCFEYIADKIRPGVRESEIVAEIYGWLLKQGCDRVTGVNCVSGPRSNPHPHDFSDRMIRPGELVFIDIMAHYLGYGTCYYRTFAATRTTQKQKDLYKKAHEWLQASIEVVRPGITTADIANQWPTAQELGYPDELAAAGLCVGHGIGVSIHEKPFITRLFSAEPMPIEAGMHFALETFCGEGVDGARIEQQIIVTETGHKVITQWPCDELMVCSAR
- a CDS encoding thiamine pyrophosphate-dependent dehydrogenase E1 component subunit alpha, which encodes MPELTKDQKLALYRGLVRARKYDELNVRMASEGKLLTFYHSAQGHEAIGVGACSVLRKDDYVYMHIRGHGVPYAIGKGIDPKNCVAEHLGKATGWGGGITGVHMVDKENGVLGVGGTIGSCFVLSAGYALAAKKRGKGQVCVCFTGDGGMQRGQAHEAMNMAASWKLPVVWVVENNLMAWFTPFCDTSAVKDIAQVAKAYDMPGVIVDGMDVFAVREAVEKAVKRARKGEGPSLIECKTYRFRSHSEGRPDACHNKLRPQEEIEKWKERDPVKLCRERLLEEGVLTVELMDGIEREYAVEMEEAEKFALESPYPDPSRLPEIVYAP